Within Cyprinus carpio isolate SPL01 chromosome A11, ASM1834038v1, whole genome shotgun sequence, the genomic segment ttctattaattatttattaactttaagtTTCAacacttaataaaatatataattatgttaacGTTATATTTCTTCatgtattgtttttactgtaaaatagtaaatcaaataaaacatgaagagttaatttattaatctttgcaaAAATAGTTAACcccatttttaacaattttcaaaaataatgtttttttcattgtgcattccaattaatctcaattaaACGGCTGTTGGGTTATTCTGATTAGGTTAAAAATACAGCCAACtcatgcaataaaaacaaaataaaaaaatatgatttttgaaaataaaaaacggagttatctgtattttcaaacaaactcttcatatataaaatgaaatgaattgttACTATATAGTTAAGAAAATTTCAGTACTTGCAGTTGTattgtaataattgtattaatttttttttactataattacCATTGTGGCAAATTTTTATATGGTTCACAatatgaagtttttatttttgggcaaatattatttaaattataaacacaatgcTCTTAGTTCATTCGCACTGTAAATTTCGAGCTAGTGTACTACTGAAAAATTgacaatttttaatatgcatattttaaaatgtacacttttctGGTTAAATAACAGTCTGGCTACAtacaatttaacttttaaattaaattaaatttaaatttatgcatttagcagacgcttttatccaaaacgacttatagtgcattcaggctatcaatttttacctatcatttaatatatatttaatatatatttttattaaatgttaattatttagtagttaaaatgagaaatatgatgaaataaatttgacattttatagtttatttcagtcaatgttagtttgtttctaaaatgttttttgtggttGTAGCTTTATTTAGTGATAATGACACTTCTTAAAACAAATGGGAGTTATGTAAACAACTGCATTATTGAAATGCAGAGTagaataaatatttgataaaaataaaatccaaatttTTTGACCAATCTAGTGTACCAAACCTTTTTAAATTCAGACTGTATTGTAATTATTTCTATTGAaactattaattattaactataataaaatatacatcgTTGATGTTACATTCATCTGTTACTTCAGTAAAATTAGAAATCCAAATGTAAGAAGCTTTCAGTATCTTTTTCTGATTACAGTTACAGGAAATATGACTCAAGTTCACGGATTGTAGGACTGTTGTAATTCCTCATCATAATGACTTTACAGCTTTGACTTTACTGGAACATAAAGGCAAGAGTTTATCCTGCAGGGTTTGAATCTGACATTGTTTTCCAGTTCAAAAAAGCTCTCTTCCATAATGTACTTTAAATGCGGTATTTTCATGCACTAATTTTGTAGTTAATATACTAAAAGtgattctttagtacttcttaggatcatctaagtgtactcaaatacagagatagtatattaaaagcacattttagttcatattcatatATAGCACAGCTGAGTACACTacagcagattttggcaaaagtggatttaaaaaaacatttaattcaagtatcaaaaagttatagaagtttaaatgtactgtaaataaaatgcgctatattaattttattttatttattataaatattttacataacaggttttactctaaaattggtataaaattaaagccttgtgtttaaataagttatgttccaaatttgaagttgatatgaaaaaattGAGGTTCCCGTGAGATtgtatttagggcgtcataccacaaacagccaccaggagccatcaaaactcctttgaattttgtttaatgaatttttctctagatttctctgtcaattttacttctatctcaaaataaccaGCAAATATgaaatcctgagactcagacctttccaatgatatgtttgttgccaagattataaaaagttttgtttctaaaagaccgtaatgcattttgtatatgacacttgactccgcccactaagggggGGAGGAGACCgtcataagattttaaagtaccatttccactggtaacgcaatgtctgatttcaaaaaatggttttcacaggatgaatcttgggcttctaagctttcaaatgatatataatttatgatgattactaaaagattttatagagaaaaaggacaacaacaaaaaagagcgccaagcgtcccacaggtgggacggtgacagttaaggggttaaggaAGTGTACCTTTGTCACCTGCGTTGTGTGATCTGTTTTATCCGTAGGTTGAATTTGTGAAACGCGATGTTCCCGTCTTCGAGCTGGATGTGGGAAGGATCTCCGATGCTCTTCACGAAAGCCTGGATCCGTCCATTTTATCCATGTTTCAGGAGAAGACGCTGACGGAGAGCGTGGAGAGCGAGGCGTCGCTGCTGTCCGCTCTGACCGAGATGTTGGACAGCGTGGACGTCGAGACACTGTCTCCATTCGACACGCTGCCGGACACGGAGCTCTTCTCGGCTCAGAAGGGTTCGGATCACATGGTTAGTCGACATGGACAGGGAtgtaacaatattattaatatcgtGATGATAAAACTGTCTCGATATTATCGCGGTCACAATCAATGAATCAACATTTATGATAAGTATGCATAACATACAGGGAATTGCATGATGGTGTGAGGCATCCCAcagataaaaataacaatattacacGAGAGAGAACAAAATCGACTTCAGTTTTCTTAGTTAAGAACATGGCTGCAGCTCTTCATTCTGACTCTCAAAGTGCATTAAAtagaatttaactttaaaatgtccaacattttcatttctttccaattcttcatttgtctttttttttttaaatatcacaataaatatcATATCATGGACTTCGTATCGCGATATATCGTGAGATTTGATATTGTTACATCCCTATTGTTTAGTGTTTCAATATACGTAAAACATGTTTCGGTATTTACTTTTGTCAAACGTGTTTCCGTCACAGCTCAGGAATCTGCTTCATTTGAGTTCGTCATCACCGGATCGGCCCTCAATCTCTGCATCAGCAGCCGTAAAGAAGTCAGGAAGAGTACGTTTCCTCGGATCGCTTCAGTTATTGACATGTTTATATGatgtttaaatacaatttacaagagaacattaacattttcaaaacgtAATTTGCACGTGgcatgtacagttttttttttacgtaaaatatatgaaataaaatatatttaattaaaatgttttcaaagcaAGGTTGTTGTATAATCAATTGTGTCtcaatgttttgtgtgttttatttcttctCTTCTTCAGGAGGTTGTGATGTCAGACAGACAGTTGAGACCCCGTCGCATTTTAGTGACCCAGAGTGAGATTTCAATCCGATCTGTGAGAACCTTCCGGATCGAATCCGACCCGATATTCCCACAGGACTGCCGGGAAGCACTTGCAGATTTAGTGAGAAGGATGGATGCGTGTTGCTTGAGGATATTGCGAATGGACGGACGCGAGTCTGTGGACCATAGCGGAGGAGGAGGAAAGAGGGCTGGGTGAGGAGGCGAGGAGAGTTGTTGATGTAGAAGGTTACGAGGAACAGGACGAGAACATTCTGGACCAATCAGAAAAAGACTTGAATCCAAAAGCGGAAACAAATGCACAGGAAGAAAATGCCACAACTTCAGACCAAAACGTTAAAGCGATGGCTAAACGCAGCGCTTTAGTCAAAACCAGCGATGCAGGACGGGTGAAGAAAACCGTGACTTTTGCGTTAAACTTAATCTCCGTTCACGAGATTCCACCCGACGAAGAGGAGACTCTCTCTAAAACCGACATCACTTCCTCTCAGAAGCCCAAAGCGCTCAGTCTGGACCAGTACCGTCTCCTCAGACAGAACAGACAACCTCCGGAGGAGAAACAGATGGACTTTCGGACCAAATGGCCTTCGCTTCCCGACCTTCCCAACGAGCTTCCGCCAATCCTGCCGAAGCTGACTCCGAACGCACCTTCTGTTAAACCGGAAACACCTCGATCGCAGCCGCAGGGAGTCACACGTCCCTCTCGGAAGGACGTCAGGAAGGCTGTAGGTCTTTGCATTGACCCTCCGAACCCGGTTTTAGTGCCCTTGAGACCCACACGACACACAAACTCGGCCTCAGAACCAGATGCGTGTGTTTCTTGTGAAGAGGGTCAAGTCTCTGAGGTCAAACCTGAAACTTCAGAAAGGAGACCGAAGCAGACGACGTGTGGAGAAATCGGTGAGCAGACTCATTCATGAAGATATGAAGGTCATTTATGTAAACTTAACCCTTACAAAAATATTTCGTtccttaaataaaatattaaaaactacttATTTagtttcagctagttgccaaagcaatttaagttaataaagttttcatttagttttacttgatgtgataaaactactaaaaccataactgaaataaaaactaataaaaacagaaatttctttaaataacagaaactaataaaaatgacaaagaacaCTCAACgaaattaaaataatggaaaatatgtaaacatataatagaaactaaataaaataaaaaaattaataaaattatctacttgatgtagtaaaataactaaaaataaaacaaaaattaaaataatttaaaaaatagattttttaaataacaaactaaTACAATGgggaaaacaatataaatataaaaaatataaaacaaattaatttaaaatattaaaaactaaaatagaaactaaatagactaaaataaaaatattatatagatataaatatattatataataaaatatatatatatatatatatatatacaacaaataaaaataatactttttaaaggtttagctgaaattaaaagcaaatgtgaaagttaatgttttttacaaatatattgtgtgtgtgtatatatatatatatactataaaatatatatatatatatatataatatatatatatatattatatatatatagtcaaaaaaaattaacttacaaaaatatctaaaaattactaaaacttaaaaatgaaaatggaaaatataaaaaagtaattcaaattatttatataaaaactatagtagtatATCCATCATACTAAAATAAGTttgattgtttttcatgtttaatttataattaaattaatatttattgtaaaatattaataaaaactgtaatagcaactaaatagaataaaaaaactaaaactaaataaatactttaaaaaggtTTAGctaacaaaacaatgtttttataataattatatatatatatatatatatatgtatgtacgtatgtatgtgGAATCTAAATAAAAGCtacatacaaacttttttttttttttttacaaagaaatttaaacttacaaaaacaacaagcttactaaaacttaaaaatttaaatggaacataaaaaaaaaaggaattcaaattatttatataaaatctacAGTAGTATATTCGTGATACTACAATAAAAGTTTGATAGTGTTTCATGCTGTGTTGGTTCTGCAGGGATTGAAGCGGCTGATCTGACCAGCCTTTTGGAGCAGTTTGAGACTCAAGGTAAATGATgaatttttgttggtttttggtttcgtgttattataaatattatataaggtAAGTTAAATCATTTTGGATTAGATTTGTGTGCTTTATCTGCTCTCAATCATTCTCAGTCCATAAAAGCTCATCTTGCCTCTTGCTTTCAGATTGAATTGATAGTCCTGTCTCCTACGATGTTATCACAGATTTAATGCAGTCGGAGACGAACACGCTCCCAGTGTTATTAAAGCAGAATCATTAAACTCTCACTGagactattataattattttgtttattattttcttgtcTCCAGGACTAACTCCACCCGCCACACCTCCACATCAGATCTGGAGGCCCCTGGCGTCGCTCAAAGGGACGAGACACGAATCCATCAAGCCGTCACCCAGCAAAACCATTCAGATAATCGAACCTCGCCCACTGCCACGCAGTAAAACCCACTCAAAACCATCACTTCCCACCTGCAGTCCAGCGCTGAATCCCGCTCAGGCGTTCCTGGACCACGACTACTGCGGGATTCAGAGTCCCGCTTAGGCGTTCATGGACGCTCTGTCCGGTTCGGTGCTGCTGTCTCCTGACAGCTCCCCCTGCAGGATGGAGGCGTTCGAGGAGGCGGAGTCTCTGAGGGGGCGGGGCTTGCACTTCTCCTCCCACTCTCCAAGGCCATTGGACCGCGGAAGGCTGAAAAGGCGGGGCTATGAAGGCAGATACCGGCGCTCCAACTCAAGGTCTTGCTCCTCATGTTCTTCGTcgtcttcatcatcttcatcatcatcatctcgtTCCAGGTCTCCTTCACCACCCAGAAAACGGTAAATGGACGCtgacaatttgtttattttctatgctGATTTACTCACCTACAAAGTCACCCCAACCCtaattccaaataaaaatagatggatggaaacatagctagtgatATCATAATCCCAGTGAATACCAGAAATTGTCGTTATCTATTTATAAGCCATGCCTGTtgtttaattatgatttcaggtACAGGTCCAGGAGGCATTCTGGAAGCAGCTCCTCCTCGCGCTCCAGCTCACGCTCGTCTTCTCGCTCTCCTCCTCGCAAGCGTGGATCCAGATCACGATCCGGATCGTCACATCGCTCTCGTTCGGGTTCGCGCTCGCCTGAGCCGGACTGGAGATGGACGAGGTCAGTGTGAACGCAGCAGAACTGAGTGATTCTTCCGGTGTTGATCTTGAGTCTAAATCAGTGGTTATTCTCAGTCGCAGACAGAAGGAGCTCAACCGCAGACACGAAGAGGCTCGCAGACTCCGGCAGCAGAAAGCCATCGTAGGTGGACCAACGATTGTTTGGCTTCATGTtggacggtgtgtgtgtgtgtgtgtgtctgacgaTGGGTTTGATCCCCAGGAGGAGCGGAGGGTGGTGTATGTGGGGGGGATCCGTGGAAGCACGTCTCCGTCGGACCTCAGAGATCGATTCTCTCTGTTCGGGAAGGTGGAGGACTGCACCGTGCATCTCAGGAGCCACGGGtgagatttacacacacacacatcagcaaaTCAAATCACTACTATTAGAATATTTGATTCTTAAATACtcaatcttttttaaattttacagtgaaatattaaaatagtaatatttcttatttttatttattaattttaatagtagtttttgagtaatttttatgtttttatttagtagtagtaataataataattgaaggtttaatgttttaaaatgaacaaattaagatatatattaaaatattaatttaaatatcataatttaacTTGTAGtgtaaaatagaattttttttcttaaatcttcagttattttacagtgaaatactacaatattaataattcttatttctatttattaatttactggtagtttgagtaatttttatgtttttatttattagtagtaataatagtaataataataattgatggtttaatgttttaaaataaacaaattaagatatatatacattttaatattataatttagctgttgtaatctaaaatataattatttttctgaaatattttgttttattttacagagaaatactacaatattaataatttttagttcTATTTATTAATTGAGTAGTAGTTTTTGAgtaacttttatgtttttatttggtggtagtaataataataataataataactgatagtcaatgttttaaaatgaacaaattaagataaatattaagatattaatgttaatataatttaactgttgaagtgtaaaatataattattatttgtcttaaatattcggttttattttacaatgaaatactacagtattgatattttttaaattgtcttcatttagtaatttttgtttttcagtagtattaataatagtagtaataacattaaataagatattttcttgaatacttaatatcttaaaaggttttttttcacagtgaaatattacaatagtttCTTTTTTACGTCTTCGTTTAGTAGTtgtactaataataaaaaatataaataataaaaaaggagaattgtgataaatatatgcactgtTTTACATACTCATTATTTAATGATCAGTAAACTGTAATACTAACTGTGGGGggttttatcatgatttatcgtTAAACTGTTTTTTGGTGCATCGCTATTAGAAAACAAGTGTTTGAGCCTCAGCTTCGGCTTTTGTAATCGGAGCTGATATATTTTCTCAGTGTGTTATTCTCTTCTCGTAGAGACAACTACGGCTTCGTCACGTATCACAGCACAGACGACGCTTACGCTGCTATCGAGAACGGCGGTAAACTGAGGCGCCCAGACGAGCTTCCCTTCGACATCTGCTTTGGCGGCAGACGACAGTTCTGCAAATCCAACTATGCAGATTTAGGTTGATCTCCTGAACGATTTCTCATTTCATATTGCTTCACTTATTCTGTGCTGCCGGTCTTTTTAGCTGATATgaggagaaatatatttttgcattgtcTATTAAGCATAACGGAGTGAGAGGCACATTGACTTAGAGCtgcatgattaattgaaataaaaccttaaatgcaatatctttagcctttttttttttttattattattattactatataaaaaataaatgtaaaaatttgtttttattttataatctttgttttttattagtaataataataatcaaaaattttaatgtttaaaaattaagacaaccataaatattaatagtaattttaaagttgtaatgtaaaatttttatcagtattatattatttttcctgAATACTCAATTTTTattatacagtgaaatattatcagtaatatttctatttgttttttttttgtaatttttgtttttaataattataattacaactgagttgtaaaatgaaaatattaagacATTAATAGCAATATTATACTTTAAGTTACTAGTGTATTGttagtactttaaaataaaatgagattatttttcttaagtactctgattttattttattgtggaatattacagtagtaatatttcttattttatctatttagtaatttgcttttatttactagtgctaataataataaatattattattattttatagctatATTGAACTCACTTAAAGAGTTATTTAGTAAAATTTTGCCAGGAAAAGTTTTTATctcatgttaatgtaaaaaatattgtgtgatatAACTTgagtttgtttgctggtttttattgtatttttttaattttttttttttgctttgatgctgacatggcattaaataaaaatatactatactatacttatagctatattaatatataatatagtttttggaTATATAATAgcaaatttccttttttaaaatggattttacagtttttatcagaaaaatcacaattcgtttttttcccccaagatcATGCAGCCATAAGCAGAACTGTTAGTCCGTGTGAGATTCTGATGCAttgtgtaatgcattataaaaattagGATTGCCTGATTTCTTATTCTGTCATTTAGATTCCAGTCGAGATGTGGCTCCGGCATCCAGGAGCCGATGCGAGTCGTTCGACTTCGACACGCTGctgaagcaggctcagagaggaCGGAAGAGTTAGCAGCACAGACGATGAAGATGTTCATAAATCAGAGACTCAGCATTACCTCAGAGCAACAGATTTCACCGGTGACCAGCTCAAATGACCAGTTCAGTGGTCGACAATATAATCTGGTTCACACTGGTTGAAAGGAACATTCTGggataaagggatactccaccccaaaatgaagattttgtcattaatcacacacccccatgtcgttccaaacccgtaaaagctctgttcgtcttcagaacacaatttaagatattttggatgaaaaccgggaggcttgagactgtcccatagactgccaaataaataacagtgtcgaggtccaggaaaggtatgaaagtcgtcgtcagaatactccatctgccatcagacgtgcaatctgggttatatgaagcgacgggaacactttttgtaagcgaggaaaacaaaaataacaactttattcaacaattcctttgtcagcggtctcctctgtgtctctaattatcaccgtatgctgtgtatactcttctgtgtcatccgcaccacaaggatgcgctgttttatttcaaatcaaagctaaacacatgtaaaaacagcgcatccttgtggtgcggatgacacagaagagtatacacagcatacggggatatggagagacacagaggagaccgctgacaaaggaattgttgaataaactcGTTATTTTTTTcctcgcttacaaaaagtgttcccgtcgcttcatataacccagattgcacgtctgatggcagatggagtattctgaccacgactttcataccttttctggaccttgacagtgtaagttacttagcagtctatgggacagtcacaggcctcacggttttcatccaaaatatcttaaattgtgttcttaagatgaacagagcttttacgggtttggaacgacatgggggtgtgtgattaatgacaaaatcttcattttggggtggagtatccctttaagtacaggTGACGCTCTATCTACAGCATCTGTAAGCTGCTGGAAATAATCGTGATATAAATGCACTTAACATCACATGCTGTACAGATGGTGTCCAGCCTTGAGCTGGAAaagcagttttttgttgttgttttcggCAGGGTCTTCTGCACTTCACTAAACTGACTTCGCTTTCAGCTCTTTCTTACTTGACAGTTAAAACTTCTGGTGAAGTACTTTTGCTCATTAAATTGTGTACATAAGAATGAAACGGCATTAAAGGATGCGATC encodes:
- the LOC109065454 gene encoding LOW QUALITY PROTEIN: peroxisome proliferator-activated receptor gamma coactivator-related protein 1-like (The sequence of the model RefSeq protein was modified relative to this genomic sequence to represent the inferred CDS: substituted 1 base at 1 genomic stop codon); the protein is MAAPHGVKLKDLKCDLTDCTAAQAQQDSQVEFVKRDVPVFELDVGRISDALHESLDPSILSMFQEKTLTESVESEASLLSALTEMLDSVDVETLSPFDTLPDTELFSAQKGSDHMLRNLLHLSSSSPDRPSISASAAVKKSGREVVMSDRQLRPRRILVTQSEISIRSVRTFRIESDPIFPQDCREALADLVRRMDACCLRILRMDGRESARRVVDVEGYEEQDENILDQSEKDLNPKAETNAQEENATTSDQNVKAMAKRSALVKTSDAGRVKKTVTFALNLISVHEIPPDEEETLSKTDITSSQKPKALSLDQYRLLRQNRQPPEEKQMDFRTKWPSLPDLPNELPPILPKLTPNAPSVKPETPRSQPQGVTRPSRKDVRKAVGLCIDPPNPVLVPLRPTRHTNSASEPDACVSCEEGQVSEVKPETSERRPKQTTCGEIGIEAADLTSLLEQFETQGLTPPATPPHQIWRPLASLKGTRHESIKPSPSKTIQIIEPRPLPRSKTHSKPSLPTCSPALNPAQAFLDHDYCGIQSPAXAFMDALSGSVLLSPDSSPCRMEAFEEAESLRGRGLHFSSHSPRPLDRGRLKRRGYEGRYRRSNSRSCSSCSSSSSSSSSSSSRSRSPSPPRKRYRSRRHSGSSSSSRSSSRSSSRSPPRKRGSRSRSGSSHRSRSGSRSPEPDWRWTSRRQKELNRRHEEARRLRQQKAIEERRVVYVGGIRGSTSPSDLRDRFSLFGKVEDCTVHLRSHGDNYGFVTYHSTDDAYAAIENGGKLRRPDELPFDICFGGRRQFCKSNYADLDSSRDVAPASRSRCESFDFDTLLKQAQRGRKS